One part of the Nostoc sp. PCC 7120 = FACHB-418 genome encodes these proteins:
- the dxs gene encoding 1-deoxy-D-xylulose-5-phosphate synthase: MHLSEITHPNQLHGLSIRQLQQIARQIRDKHLQTVAEFGGHLGPGLGVVELTLGLYQTLDLDRDKVIWDVGHQAYPHKLITGRYSDFHTLRQKDGIAGYLKRGENKFDHFGAGHASTSISAALGMALARDMNGEKFKAVAVIGDGALTGGMALEAINHAGHLPKTNLLVVLNDNEMSISPNVGAIPRYLNKMRLSPPVQFIKDNFEEQFKHIPFVGESLSPELGRIKEGMKRLAVPKVGAVFEELGFTYMGPVDGHNLEELIATFQQAHQIAGPVLVHVATIKGKGYELAEKDQVGYHAQTPFNLTTGKAIPSNKPKPPAYAKVFSHTLVKLAEQNPKIIGITAAMATGTGLDKLQAKLPNQYIDVGIAEQHAVTLAAGLATEGMRPVAAIYSTFLQRAYDQIIHDVCIQNLPVFFCLDRAGIVGSDGPTHQGMYDIAYLRCIPNIVMMAPKDEAEMQRMVVTGIEHTTGPIAMRFPRGNGYGVPLMEEGWEPLEIGKGEILRNGDDVLIIGYGTMVYPSMQAAEILSEHGIEATVINARFVKPLDTELIVPLAQKIGRVVTLEEGCVMGGFGSAVAEALLDADVVVPVKRIGIPDVLVEHATPDESKAELGLTSRQIAERVLQAYFQKQPSPVS; this comes from the coding sequence ATGCATCTGAGTGAAATCACCCATCCCAATCAGCTGCACGGTCTATCCATCCGTCAACTGCAACAAATTGCCCGTCAGATTCGAGATAAACACCTGCAAACAGTAGCTGAATTTGGTGGACATCTGGGGCCTGGCTTGGGTGTTGTAGAGTTAACACTAGGGCTTTACCAGACTCTAGATTTAGACCGGGATAAAGTTATATGGGATGTAGGACACCAAGCTTATCCCCACAAATTGATTACAGGACGCTACAGCGACTTCCATACCCTCAGACAAAAAGATGGAATTGCCGGTTATCTCAAACGTGGTGAAAATAAATTCGATCATTTTGGTGCAGGCCACGCTTCAACCAGCATCTCCGCAGCATTGGGTATGGCTTTAGCACGAGACATGAACGGGGAAAAGTTTAAAGCCGTGGCCGTGATTGGCGATGGTGCATTAACAGGTGGTATGGCGTTGGAAGCTATCAACCATGCTGGACACTTGCCGAAAACCAACTTATTGGTTGTTCTCAACGACAATGAGATGTCTATTTCTCCCAACGTCGGCGCGATTCCTCGCTACCTCAACAAAATGCGCCTCAGTCCCCCGGTGCAGTTCATCAAGGATAATTTTGAAGAACAGTTCAAACACATTCCCTTTGTCGGCGAATCCCTATCTCCCGAATTAGGAAGAATTAAAGAAGGGATGAAACGTTTAGCCGTTCCCAAGGTAGGTGCAGTATTTGAAGAACTGGGCTTTACCTACATGGGGCCAGTTGATGGGCATAATTTAGAGGAATTGATTGCTACCTTCCAACAAGCACACCAAATAGCTGGGCCAGTGTTAGTTCATGTAGCCACTATCAAAGGTAAGGGCTACGAACTCGCGGAAAAAGACCAAGTAGGCTACCATGCCCAAACTCCTTTTAACCTGACAACTGGCAAAGCAATTCCCTCCAACAAACCCAAACCCCCTGCTTATGCCAAAGTCTTCTCCCATACCCTAGTTAAATTAGCAGAACAAAACCCCAAAATTATTGGGATTACTGCGGCTATGGCGACAGGAACAGGTTTAGATAAGCTACAAGCAAAACTGCCCAATCAATATATTGATGTTGGCATTGCGGAACAACACGCAGTCACCCTCGCAGCTGGTTTGGCAACTGAAGGTATGCGTCCTGTAGCAGCCATCTACTCTACTTTCTTACAAAGGGCATACGACCAGATTATTCACGATGTCTGTATCCAAAATTTACCAGTATTCTTCTGTTTGGATCGGGCGGGAATTGTTGGTTCTGATGGCCCTACCCACCAAGGTATGTATGACATTGCCTATCTACGGTGCATTCCCAACATTGTAATGATGGCACCGAAAGATGAAGCCGAAATGCAACGCATGGTAGTTACTGGTATTGAACATACCACCGGGCCCATCGCTATGCGTTTCCCTCGTGGCAATGGCTATGGCGTACCCCTGATGGAAGAAGGCTGGGAACCTTTGGAAATCGGTAAAGGTGAAATTCTCCGCAACGGTGATGATGTATTAATTATCGGCTACGGCACAATGGTTTACCCCAGTATGCAGGCGGCGGAAATTCTCAGCGAACACGGGATTGAAGCGACTGTGATTAATGCCCGATTTGTTAAACCCTTAGATACGGAATTAATCGTGCCTTTGGCTCAGAAAATTGGGCGGGTTGTCACCCTGGAAGAAGGCTGTGTGATGGGTGGCTTTGGTTCAGCTGTAGCAGAAGCATTGTTAGATGCAGATGTGGTGGTTCCTGTCAAGCGCATTGGTATTCCTGATGTATTGGTAGAACACGCTACTCCAGATGAGTCTAAGGCGGAATTAGGTTTAACTAGCCGTCAAATTGCGGAAAGAGTTCTACAGGCTTACTTTCAAAAGCAACCATCTCCTGTAAGCTAA
- a CDS encoding anthranilate phosphoribosyltransferase family protein: MSIVFRDLLKKVGSGNHTGESLNRVEAATATKMMFLGEATPAQIGAFLIAHRIKRPTGEELAGMLDAFDELGPKLQPISSKRPVIVFGIPYDGRTRTAPISPVTALLMATVEQPVVIHGGDRLPTKYGLPLTEIWQGLGVNWTTLSLEKTQEVFAQTGIGFVYTPKHFPLTNSIWEYRDQLGKRPPLATMELIWCPYAGDAHVIAGYVHPPTEGMFQVALELRGVSKFTLVKGLEGSCDLPRDRTAIISLSSASPELERVFLSTHEYGFTTKNVPLGSTEELLTQIQDVLAGKSCELQQTALWNGGFYLWRSGICADMRSGIAKAEELLNSGLVAAKLQELIQVVNSVTENLLSIT; this comes from the coding sequence ATGAGTATTGTATTCAGGGATCTGCTGAAAAAAGTAGGGAGTGGGAACCATACGGGAGAAAGTTTAAACCGTGTTGAAGCCGCCACCGCCACTAAGATGATGTTCTTGGGTGAAGCTACACCAGCCCAGATAGGCGCATTTTTGATCGCCCACCGGATTAAGCGCCCAACGGGAGAAGAGTTAGCGGGAATGTTAGATGCTTTCGATGAATTGGGGCCAAAACTGCAACCAATCTCTTCTAAACGCCCAGTTATAGTTTTCGGCATACCTTATGATGGCAGAACACGCACTGCACCAATCAGTCCGGTAACAGCGTTACTCATGGCCACAGTCGAACAACCAGTGGTAATACACGGAGGAGATCGCCTACCGACGAAATATGGATTACCTTTAACCGAGATTTGGCAAGGATTAGGCGTAAATTGGACTACCTTATCACTAGAAAAAACCCAAGAAGTATTTGCACAAACAGGAATCGGCTTTGTTTATACACCAAAGCATTTTCCCTTAACTAATAGTATTTGGGAATACCGCGACCAATTAGGTAAGCGTCCACCATTGGCAACGATGGAATTAATTTGGTGTCCCTATGCTGGGGATGCTCATGTAATTGCTGGGTATGTTCATCCACCAACAGAAGGGATGTTCCAGGTAGCATTGGAACTGCGGGGAGTAAGTAAATTTACTCTTGTGAAGGGATTAGAAGGCAGTTGTGATTTACCACGCGATCGCACAGCCATTATCAGCTTATCTTCAGCATCACCAGAGCTAGAAAGAGTCTTCCTTTCAACCCATGAATATGGTTTTACTACCAAGAATGTACCTTTGGGTAGCACCGAAGAATTACTAACTCAAATACAGGATGTACTTGCTGGTAAATCCTGTGAATTGCAACAAACAGCCTTGTGGAATGGCGGCTTTTACCTCTGGCGGAGTGGAATTTGCGCGGATATGCGATCGGGTATTGCTAAGGCAGAAGAATTATTAAATAGTGGGTTAGTAGCTGCCAAATTGCAAGAATTAATTCAAGTAGTTAATTCAGTTACGGAAAATTTGCTTTCTATTACCTAA
- a CDS encoding LysR family transcriptional regulator — MRLEQLQAFLAIAETGSFQKAASKCGVTQSTISRQIQSLEADLGLELFHRTNHSKLTLGGERLLPRARKICLEWETATQELGDLIAGKQPELCIAAIHSLCGSYLPPVLQKFCRDYPEVQLRVTSLGSDRALKVLKDGLVDLAIVMNNRFLTTGRDMVVEVLYDEPIELLTAANHPLAAYERVPWSELVRYPQVVFKDGYGMQRLVQEKFERLEATLQAALEVNTLDAFRGVVRQGELIALLPSSALVEARLDPTLAVRPLANSALPENSGLTRRVVMVTTQDRLQIPPIKHFWQLVRENIPPIVERQRSAS; from the coding sequence ATGCGACTAGAGCAGTTGCAAGCTTTTTTGGCGATCGCGGAAACTGGTAGCTTTCAAAAAGCTGCCAGTAAATGTGGTGTCACCCAATCGACAATCAGTCGGCAAATCCAGTCTTTAGAAGCTGATTTGGGTTTAGAACTGTTTCATAGAACAAATCATTCCAAGCTGACCTTGGGTGGTGAACGCCTGCTACCGCGCGCCCGCAAAATTTGTCTGGAGTGGGAAACTGCTACACAAGAGTTAGGAGATTTAATCGCCGGGAAGCAGCCAGAATTGTGTATTGCTGCCATTCATTCCCTATGTGGTTCATACTTGCCACCAGTGTTACAAAAGTTTTGCCGTGATTATCCAGAAGTACAATTACGGGTAACATCGTTAGGTAGCGATCGCGCACTCAAAGTTCTCAAAGATGGCTTGGTAGATTTGGCGATTGTGATGAATAATCGCTTTCTCACCACTGGTAGAGATATGGTGGTGGAAGTCCTTTATGATGAGCCGATAGAACTCTTAACAGCAGCCAATCATCCCTTAGCTGCATACGAGCGTGTCCCTTGGTCGGAGTTGGTACGTTATCCCCAGGTGGTTTTTAAAGATGGTTATGGGATGCAACGTTTAGTCCAAGAGAAATTTGAGCGATTGGAAGCTACGCTACAAGCGGCTTTAGAAGTCAATACCCTAGATGCCTTCCGGGGAGTTGTACGCCAAGGGGAATTAATTGCTTTGCTTCCTTCCTCCGCATTAGTAGAAGCGCGCCTTGACCCCACCTTAGCCGTGCGTCCCTTAGCTAATAGTGCATTACCGGAAAATTCTGGCTTAACACGTCGAGTAGTCATGGTCACAACTCAAGACCGTCTGCAAATTCCTCCCATCAAACATTTTTGGCAACTAGTGAGAGAAAATATTCCGCCAATAGTTGAGCGACAGCGATCGGCATCGTAA
- a CDS encoding helix-turn-helix domain-containing protein, translating into MKTKPFDELRKKMTPEQQAESEMQANLVLLKLTLSELRESLGQTQGDVAKNMGVVQSALSKIEHQDDIQISTLSRYIKSLGGSLTIIACFPDQEVVISQFD; encoded by the coding sequence ATGAAAACGAAGCCATTTGATGAACTTCGTAAAAAAATGACTCCAGAACAACAGGCAGAAAGTGAGATGCAGGCAAACCTTGTATTGCTCAAATTAACACTTTCCGAACTTCGAGAGTCACTTGGACAGACACAAGGTGATGTGGCAAAGAATATGGGAGTAGTACAATCGGCACTTTCAAAGATTGAGCATCAGGATGATATTCAAATATCCACCCTCTCTCGATACATTAAATCTCTTGGTGGAAGTCTGACAATAATTGCCTGTTTTCCTGATCAGGAGGTTGTGATTTCTCAGTTCGATTGA
- a CDS encoding type II toxin-antitoxin system RelE/ParE family toxin has translation MTWEVEFTDEFEMWWVELEESTQVAIDVVVRLIEARGAKLPFPYSSKINSSRHSHMRELRVQHKGEPYRILYAFDPRRVAILLLGGNKGGDDRWYEENVPKADTLYDEHLEELKTEGFL, from the coding sequence ATGACCTGGGAGGTAGAGTTTACAGACGAGTTTGAAATGTGGTGGGTTGAGTTAGAGGAAAGTACCCAGGTTGCTATCGATGTAGTAGTGCGACTAATTGAAGCGCGGGGAGCAAAGCTTCCTTTTCCCTACAGTTCAAAAATAAACAGCTCACGTCATTCCCACATGAGAGAGTTGAGGGTGCAGCACAAAGGAGAACCGTACCGAATACTCTATGCCTTTGATCCAAGGAGAGTCGCTATTCTTCTCCTTGGAGGCAACAAGGGAGGAGATGATCGCTGGTATGAGGAGAATGTGCCAAAAGCAGATACGTTGTATGACGAACATTTAGAAGAATTAAAAACAGAGGGGTTCCTATGA
- a CDS encoding HEAT repeat domain-containing protein — protein MNNIGQILVQAQAAHSADDLSLVINNLQQLILVDTHDTANSEQLLELALSIFELGDFQQRWDIAKVLVNLGNVTINPLIDILEDEDAEDELRWFAARILGELQHPEAIMPLVELLKTSDDEEIKAIASSAIAQMGTIAIPVIVELLAQENTRLLAVRSLAYIRHTQTIAPLLSVVQDTQASIRAAAIEALSSFHDQRVPPILLNALNDLSATVRRTAIQGLSFRSDLSSELNLVAQIQPKLYDFNIEVCCAAANALARMGGDDAAQHLYKALISAHTPITLQLEIIRALVWLESLISLEYLQQAFNQVTTETLWQEIVTVLGRIQKPELKTPATAILLEILNSPHPATKIHSMKSAIALSLGQLGNAEATESLTMLSTDTDELVRVHAIAALTKLAYL, from the coding sequence GTGAATAATATCGGTCAAATTTTAGTGCAAGCGCAGGCGGCGCATAGTGCAGATGATTTGTCATTGGTGATTAATAATCTGCAACAGCTGATTTTAGTAGATACACATGACACGGCTAATTCAGAACAACTGCTGGAATTAGCACTCTCTATTTTTGAGTTGGGAGATTTTCAGCAACGTTGGGATATTGCCAAAGTGTTAGTTAATTTGGGCAATGTGACCATCAACCCATTAATTGACATCCTAGAAGATGAAGACGCAGAGGATGAATTGCGCTGGTTTGCTGCCCGAATTTTAGGTGAATTGCAGCACCCAGAGGCGATTATGCCTCTGGTGGAATTGTTGAAAACTAGTGATGATGAGGAAATTAAAGCGATCGCCTCATCAGCAATAGCGCAAATGGGTACAATCGCCATTCCGGTAATTGTTGAACTCTTAGCACAAGAAAATACAAGACTTTTGGCAGTGCGATCGCTTGCTTATATCCGACATACACAAACCATCGCCCCTCTGTTGAGTGTGGTACAAGATACCCAAGCATCTATCCGCGCCGCAGCTATCGAAGCTCTCAGCAGTTTTCATGATCAACGTGTACCACCTATACTGTTGAACGCTTTAAATGATCTATCTGCCACAGTTAGACGTACAGCGATTCAGGGTTTAAGTTTTCGCTCTGATTTATCTTCAGAATTAAATTTGGTAGCTCAAATTCAACCCAAACTCTACGATTTTAATATAGAGGTTTGCTGTGCAGCCGCCAATGCTCTGGCGCGTATGGGTGGTGATGATGCAGCTCAGCATTTATATAAGGCTCTAATATCAGCTCATACACCCATTACCTTACAACTAGAAATCATCCGCGCTTTAGTTTGGTTAGAATCGCTTATTAGCCTGGAATATTTACAACAAGCATTTAATCAAGTCACAACAGAAACACTATGGCAAGAAATTGTCACAGTTCTAGGAAGAATACAAAAGCCTGAGTTAAAAACACCAGCCACAGCCATTCTATTAGAGATACTGAACTCGCCACATCCAGCTACAAAAATTCATAGTATGAAAAGTGCGATCGCCTTATCTTTGGGTCAGCTAGGTAATGCAGAAGCAACGGAAAGCTTAACTATGCTGTCAACAGATACAGATGAACTTGTTCGAGTCCATGCGATCGCTGCACTGACAAAATTAGCGTATCTTTGA
- a CDS encoding ubiquinol-cytochrome c reductase iron-sulfur subunit, whose amino-acid sequence MKRRDFINWVGLGWIASSLPVAIAACSSQPTTSTEGQAIGTVAELDKTGQLLNENSPIGPVLVVGTSKDANLIAVNPTCSHKGCTVAWQAQAKKFVCPCHGAEYGVDGKVQKDPATKPLKTYAAKIEGDSVVVKQS is encoded by the coding sequence ATGAAACGTCGGGATTTCATCAATTGGGTAGGTTTGGGTTGGATAGCAAGTAGCTTACCTGTAGCGATCGCTGCTTGTTCTTCCCAGCCCACAACATCTACAGAGGGGCAAGCGATCGGGACTGTTGCTGAACTAGATAAAACTGGTCAATTACTCAACGAAAATTCACCAATTGGCCCGGTGTTGGTCGTGGGTACATCTAAGGACGCAAATCTGATTGCTGTCAATCCTACTTGTAGCCACAAAGGCTGTACCGTAGCATGGCAAGCCCAAGCGAAGAAATTTGTCTGCCCATGTCATGGCGCAGAATATGGAGTTGATGGTAAAGTGCAGAAAGACCCAGCTACAAAACCACTCAAAACTTACGCCGCCAAGATTGAGGGTGATTCAGTTGTAGTCAAGCAAAGCTAG